From the genome of Streptomyces xanthophaeus:
GGCTGCGCACGCCCCTCGCGGGCGTCCTGCTGGGTGCCGCCAACGGCACCCTGGACGCCCTGCCCCCGCTGGTCTGGCGCGAGGACGCGGCCGTCACGGTGGTCATCGCCTCCCACAACTACCCCGAGACCCCCCGTACCGGGGACCCGATCGAAGGTCTGGCCGAGGTGGCCGCCGAGGACGGGCCGGACGCCTACGTGCTCCACGCCGGGACCCGGCGCGAGGGCGACGCGGTGGTCAGCGCGGGCGGCCGGGTGCTGTCGGTGACGGCGACCGGTTCCGATCTGGCGCAGGCGCGCGAGAAGGCGTATAAGGCGGTCGCGCGCATCCGTCTCGACGGCTCGCAGCACCGTACGGATATTGCGGCCAAGGCGGCCGAGGGCCGCTGACCAGCGGCTCCGCAGACCCGCGGGCCCGGTGTGCACCTCGTGCGCCCGGGCCCGCGGGCGTGTCCGCGTGCGACTGCATCCGGCCGCGTTCGAACGCATCCACCTTTGCCCAAAGCCATTCCATCGGGTGATCGTCACCCGGTCTGCCTGACGGCCGCGCAAGCCCCAACTAGGGTGCGATGCCAAGCATTCCGGCACTTGGCCCACCGGCATTGCGATGTCAGTGGCGGGTGTCACAGTGGGGGAGTGAGCAACGTCGCCGCAGGGCAGAGGGGGTGAGGTCCGGCCGTGTCCGGAACCGGTTCGATCATGCAAGCGGGCACACCGTCCGCGCGTTCCCGCGCTCTGGCCGTGCTGCGCGTGCGCAGCAGGGCCTCGGCCGTCGGGCTGCTGCCCGCCGCCCTCGCGGTGGTCCTGGTGGCCGCCCGGGCGACGGGCCGGCTGGCCGGTGACCCCTGGCCCACGGTGACCCTCGTCGTGTGCGTGGTCGCCGCGATCGTGCTGCTCGTCGGCGGCGCCTTCGCCGCGGTGGTGCTCCGGGCGAGCCCCGCCGTGACGCCGACCGTGCCGCTCTCGGAGGCCGCCGCGCCCGATCTCTACCGGCTGGTGCGGGACCTGGCCGACCGGATGGACGTGCCGCCGCCCTCCGCGATAGCCCTGACGCCGGACTGCGACAGCTGGCTGGAGGACCGCAGCCACGCGGCCCACCGCCGCGGCGCCGCCCGCGTCTTCGGCGGCGCGCCCGGACCCGCCGGGCCGGAGTCCGAGCCGGGCGCCGCCCCGGTGCTGGTGATCGGCTCGCCCTTCCTGTGGTGGATGCGGGTCGCGGAGCTACGGGCGGTCCTCGCGCCCGTCGTCGCCGGTACGGGCCCTTCCGCGCACCCGGACATAGCCGACGCGCGCGGGTTCGTACGCGGCCTGGACGCGGCCGTGGACGTGGGCGGCCGGCGCGGCCTCGGCTGGATCGCCCCGCCGGCCCGGCTGCTGCTGCGGCTGTGCCGGACGGACGCCGCCGAGATGGAGCGCGGGGTGGCCGCGGCCGCCTCGGAGCGTGCACAGGGTGTGGATTACGGGCTGCGCATCGTCGCCCAGGAACAGGTCGGCCTCGCCTACGCGGGCTGGGACCGGCTCCTGACCCGGGTCGCGCTGCCCGCCTGGCGGATGGGCCGCTGGCCGGCGCACCTCGACGCCGGGGTGGTCTCCGCGCTGACCGAGCTGTCCCGGCGGGACCGGCTGGCCGACGGGTTCACCTCGCGGCTGGGCGAGCGCCCCGCCTGCGACCTGCTGGAGCAGCCCGGACTGATCGACGAGGCGACCTCGCTGCTGGCCGCGCGGCTCTTCCACGGAGGTCCGGCCGAGGCAGGTCCGGACTGGTCCCCGGTGGACTGGGCGGCGTACCCGGAGGAGGTCGTGGACCGCAAGTGGCGGACGGAGGCGGCCCGCCTGCACGCGGCGCTGGACGCCCTGGCCGTCCCGGCGGGGCTGCCCGCCGGCCCTGCGGGATCCCCCGCACCGGCCGCTCAGGCCTCCCCCGCCGCCCCGAGCGGCTCCGCCGGGGCCGCGGCCCGCCCCGGCTCCTCGGGCGCCTCGGGAGCGGCCGGAGCGGCGGGCCCCGCCACGCTCGCGGCCGCCGACTCGCCCTCCCCCACCGGGGACGGCTTCGCCGGGCCCACCCTGGAGCGGGTGCTGGGCTACCTCACCGACCTCGGCGGCGAGGGCGCGGCCGGCGAGGCGCTGGCCGGCCGGATCACCGGGGAGCTGGCCCGCGAGGAGCGCGCCGCGGGACCTGCTGCCGGGGCCGGGAAGGCCCGTGGCGCGGACGCCGTCCCGCTGTTCCCGCTCCAGCCGCCGCGCAGCGGCCGGGACCTGCTGGCCGACCACGTCACGGCGATGGTGTGCTGCGCGGCCGTGGACTCGGCCGGGGCCACCCCCGGGCTGGACTGGCTCGACGGGCCGGTCCTGCTGGTGGGCGGCGACCGCCGCTCCGACCTGGCGCCGCGCGTGCTGTGCCTGGTCGAGGAGGGGAACCCGGAGCCGCTGAGGGACTGGCTCTCGGCCCTCGGCGTCCGCCCGGAGAAGCCGGTCCGCCTGGTCTGAGGCGGGTCGAGGACGGCCCCCGGGGAGGGCTGCGGCCCGTACGGGCAACCGGATGTCGATGTTCCGATCCCGTCAATTCGCGACGAACAGTGACGGACTGCGTGCGTTATGTGATGTGCTGGGACCGGTCGCGGCTGGATGCTCTGAAGCGGGTGCCGAGAAACACCGCCTCAGCTCACCCAGGAACCGGCTGCCGAAGCGATGTACGTCCGTTCGGGGGAGCGAGGGAGGGGAGCGGTCATGGGTGCGGACCAGATCCGGCGTTGGGAGTCAGGTGCGCTCGCGCACGCGGTGAACGACCCCTTCGGACAGGGCCCCCTGCCCTGGTTCCGGGGCAGTGAGCTGTACTTCGACGACACCGGCCAGGTCGTGCCCTGGTACGTGGACCCGGCCGCCGCGGCGGCGGGCACCGGCCAGATCCCCCGCGCCCGCGGCAACGGCGGTCCCCGCACCGCCGACGACGTGCACCGCCAGATCAAGGGCTTCGCGTCCACCGGCGCCGTCACCCCCGGCGAGGCCATCGACTTCCACATCACCGTCGACCCGCCCCAGCAGTTCTCCGTGGACGTCTACCGGATCGGCCACTACGGCGGCGACGGAGCCTCCAAGATCACCACTAGCCCCCGGCTCTCCGGCATCGTCCAGCCGGCCCCGCTCGCCGCCGACCGCACCGTCTCCTGCCACCACTGGTGGCTGTCCTGGCGCCTCCAGGTCCCCTCCTACTGGAGCGTCGGCGCGTACGTCGCCGTGCTCACCACCGCCGACGGCTACCGCTCGCACATCCCCTTCACGGTCCGCGACGACCACCCCGCCGACCTCCTGCTCCTGCTCCCCGACATCACCTGGCAGGCCTACAACCTGTATCCGGAGGACGGCCGCAGCGGCGCCAGCCTCTACCACGCCTGGGACGAGGAGGGCCGGCTGCTCGGCGAGCAGGACGCCGCCGTCACCGTGTCCTTCGACCGCCCCTACGCGGGCGCGGGCCTGCCCCTGCACGTCGGCCACGCCTACGACTTCATCCGCTGGGCCGAGCGCTACGGCTACGACATCGCCTACGCCGACACCCGCGACCTGCACGCCGGCCGGGTGGACCCCACCCGCTACCGCGGCCTGGTCTTCCCCGGCCACGACGAGTACTGGTCGGCCCCCATGCGCCGCACCGTCGAGCGCGCCCGCCGGCACGGCACCTCGCTCGTCTTCCTCTCCGCCAACACCATGTACTGGCAGGTCGAGCTCGGCCCGTCGCCCTCCGGGGTCGACGACCGGCTCCTCACCTGCCGAAAACGGCGCGGCCCGGGCCGCCCCAGCCTGTGGCGCGAGGTCGACCGCCCGGAGCAGCAGCTGCTCGGCATCCAGTACGCGGGCCGGGTCCCCGAACCCGCGCCCCTGATCGTGCGCAACGCCACCCACTGGCTCTGGGACTCCACCGGCGCGGGCGAGAACGACGAGCTGCCCGGCCTGGTCGCGGGTGAGGCCGACCGCTATTTCCCGCGCACCCAGCTCCCCGAGCACCAGG
Proteins encoded in this window:
- a CDS encoding N,N-dimethylformamidase beta subunit family domain-containing protein: MGADQIRRWESGALAHAVNDPFGQGPLPWFRGSELYFDDTGQVVPWYVDPAAAAAGTGQIPRARGNGGPRTADDVHRQIKGFASTGAVTPGEAIDFHITVDPPQQFSVDVYRIGHYGGDGASKITTSPRLSGIVQPAPLAADRTVSCHHWWLSWRLQVPSYWSVGAYVAVLTTADGYRSHIPFTVRDDHPADLLLLLPDITWQAYNLYPEDGRSGASLYHAWDEEGRLLGEQDAAVTVSFDRPYAGAGLPLHVGHAYDFIRWAERYGYDIAYADTRDLHAGRVDPTRYRGLVFPGHDEYWSAPMRRTVERARRHGTSLVFLSANTMYWQVELGPSPSGVDDRLLTCRKRRGPGRPSLWREVDRPEQQLLGIQYAGRVPEPAPLIVRNATHWLWDSTGAGENDELPGLVAGEADRYFPRTQLPEHQDRILLAHSPYLDSEGHRRHQETSLYRAPSGALVFASGTFAWSPALDRPGHVDERVQRATANLLDRICKHD